One stretch of Segatella copri DNA includes these proteins:
- a CDS encoding transposase gives MTSEPLNQYTEICRDAIKSSSAKLSKTFESLLLEILLLYMTIQRKINFTQMERYGTHCEQTYRTNFNRGRAKCIDWVKFNLALCRRYLNMDGLLAIAIDPSYISKSGKKTPHIGTFWSGCASSMKHGLEIMGLALVDVHANSCMMLRAHQTPSTGELKMRNMTLVQHYIAVIKRYKKDLLKVTDIVVADAFFSIRPFVDGIKECGFHLVSRFRDTASLYYVYTGPRSNKPGRPKTLDGKINYKKLDLTRMAELHIEGLEGTAYTLIAYSKALKQKVRLVIWVMPNGKHKLFFSTKTSMSGEEVLRTYRSRFQIEFCFRDAKQYTGLTHCQARHKNQLDFSYNASFASQNVAKVMMKENELPYSMASFKEIMASTYIAKLIFNKCRRIPNRKLISHTIKELFGWQRKAA, from the coding sequence ATGACATCAGAACCACTCAACCAATATACGGAAATATGCAGAGATGCTATCAAAAGTTCATCTGCAAAGTTAAGCAAAACTTTCGAGAGTCTACTCTTGGAAATACTTTTATTGTACATGACGATACAAAGAAAGATAAATTTCACTCAAATGGAGCGTTACGGCACCCATTGTGAGCAGACCTACAGAACGAACTTCAACCGTGGTCGTGCTAAATGCATAGACTGGGTGAAGTTCAACCTTGCCCTATGCCGACGTTACTTGAATATGGATGGTCTATTGGCTATAGCCATCGATCCGAGCTACATCAGCAAGTCGGGTAAGAAGACTCCGCATATCGGTACTTTCTGGTCCGGTTGTGCAAGTTCCATGAAGCATGGGCTTGAAATCATGGGGCTTGCACTTGTCGATGTCCATGCCAACAGTTGCATGATGCTGCGCGCCCATCAGACTCCATCTACTGGAGAATTGAAAATGCGTAACATGACTCTCGTGCAACATTACATAGCGGTCATCAAGCGTTATAAGAAGGATTTGTTGAAGGTCACCGATATTGTTGTCGCTGACGCTTTCTTCTCTATCCGTCCGTTTGTGGACGGAATCAAAGAGTGCGGTTTCCATCTTGTCAGCCGCTTCAGGGATACTGCGAGCCTATATTATGTGTATACGGGACCTCGTTCCAATAAGCCTGGACGTCCCAAGACACTTGACGGAAAAATCAACTACAAGAAACTTGACCTCACACGTATGGCAGAGTTGCATATTGAAGGACTTGAAGGCACAGCCTACACACTCATAGCCTATTCAAAGGCATTGAAGCAGAAAGTGCGCCTTGTCATTTGGGTTATGCCGAACGGAAAACACAAGCTTTTCTTCTCAACAAAGACATCCATGTCGGGTGAGGAAGTGTTGCGCACATACCGCTCAAGATTCCAAATAGAGTTTTGTTTTCGCGATGCAAAGCAATATACTGGTCTTACGCATTGCCAAGCAAGACACAAGAACCAGTTGGACTTTTCCTATAATGCATCATTCGCATCACAGAATGTTGCGAAAGTGATGATGAAGGAAAATGAATTGCCGTATTCCATGGCTTCTTTCAAGGAGATTATGGCAAGCACATACATCGCTAAATTAATTTTCAACAAGTGTCGGAGAATACCGAACCGAAAGTTAATTAGTCATACTATCAAAGAACTCTTTGGCTGGCAACGTAAAGCTGCTTAG
- a CDS encoding toprim domain-containing protein has translation MNIQEAKQIKIADYLLSLGHHPVKQQGANLWYKSPLRNESEPSFKVNTTMNSWFDFGMGKGGNIITLASYLYASDNLPYLLDKMEKQAPHVRPTDFSFPQQASEPSFERLEVRELNHPALLRYLSERNIDLCIARKECVELHFSHNGKNYFAIGFKNKSGGYEVRNRFFKGCMSPKDITHIRQQGEPRYSCYVFEGMMDYLSFLSLRMEKFPSCPSLEAQDYVILNSTSNVDKAVDALHGYERISCLLDNDEAGRKATLAIENALGYRVRDASHLYSEYNDLNDYLGGVKSKQSVHQVQPVKRTIPPRKRGAALGM, from the coding sequence ATGAATATTCAAGAAGCAAAGCAAATCAAGATTGCAGATTATCTGCTAAGTTTGGGACACCACCCTGTCAAACAGCAGGGTGCAAACCTTTGGTACAAGTCACCGCTGAGAAACGAGAGCGAGCCATCTTTCAAGGTGAACACCACGATGAACAGTTGGTTCGATTTCGGAATGGGCAAGGGCGGCAACATCATCACCCTTGCGTCATACCTTTACGCATCAGACAACTTGCCATATCTCTTGGACAAGATGGAGAAGCAAGCGCCCCATGTACGCCCGACCGACTTTTCTTTCCCTCAGCAAGCTTCCGAGCCGAGTTTTGAGAGATTGGAGGTTAGGGAGCTCAACCACCCTGCACTCCTGCGCTATCTGAGCGAGCGGAATATTGACCTGTGCATAGCCCGAAAGGAATGTGTGGAACTCCACTTCTCGCATAATGGCAAGAACTACTTCGCCATCGGCTTCAAGAACAAGTCGGGCGGTTACGAGGTTCGTAACCGATTCTTCAAGGGTTGCATGTCCCCCAAGGACATCACACATATCCGACAGCAAGGCGAGCCAAGATACTCTTGCTATGTTTTCGAGGGCATGATGGACTATCTTTCCTTTCTCTCGTTGCGCATGGAGAAGTTTCCGTCTTGTCCGTCATTGGAAGCGCAGGACTACGTGATACTCAACTCCACAAGCAATGTGGACAAGGCTGTTGACGCACTCCACGGCTACGAGCGCATCAGTTGTCTGCTCGACAACGACGAGGCAGGGCGGAAGGCAACGCTTGCCATCGAGAACGCCCTCGGCTACCGTGTGAGGGACGCATCCCACTTGTATAGCGAGTACAACGACTTGAACGACTATCTGGGCGGAGTGAAATCCAAACAGTCGGTACACCAAGTACAGCCTGTTAAGCGGACTATTCCACCTCGAAAGAGAGGCGCAGCCTTGGGCATGTAG
- the tnpC gene encoding IS66 family transposase, translating into MKKDEIIVLLKEQLQLANEQLQQANATVSSLTTQVNELIERIKSLEELLVQKGIAIDKANRQNKALGKLVSGKKSERQEKNPQDSMTQEEFDKKKTEQAEKRKARKNNGAKRDMHYEMKEVHVTIDPVMDAGLLKTLRLFGTRTCIRYSMEPIKFIKTVYHINTYTDGSIMYPGKTPPALLLNSSYSPSFAAGLLQMRYIYSMPVERIIKYFADNGFTLRKATANKLIARSADVLENFYKAICQVVLQQDYVSADETYHKVLLAKTKPTDKGSKKGYLWAVSASKLGLVFFVYEDGSRSEQVILNVFSDYKGTIQSDAYAPYRKLESDAYPDIMRIACLQHVKRDFIDCGKEDKDAQEVVDILNRFYREDKKHKVGVNGWTVEGHLVYRQSYAPDILQDLLEKLEEISSRKDLLPKSTLAQAVGYALNEYNAICDIFKRGDTALDNNYIERIQRYISLSRRNSMFFGSHEGASRAAILYSIAISCRLNGINLFEYICDVIEKTAEWQPNTPLKKYRDLLPDRWKKQ; encoded by the coding sequence ATGAAAAAGGACGAAATTATAGTACTTTTAAAGGAACAGCTTCAGCTTGCAAACGAACAGCTTCAGCAAGCTAATGCTACGGTGAGCTCGTTGACTACACAGGTCAACGAACTCATTGAACGTATAAAGTCATTAGAAGAACTGCTCGTCCAGAAAGGAATCGCCATTGACAAAGCGAATCGTCAGAACAAGGCACTCGGCAAGCTCGTTTCAGGCAAGAAGTCCGAACGTCAGGAAAAGAATCCACAAGACTCGATGACCCAGGAGGAATTTGACAAGAAGAAAACAGAGCAGGCCGAAAAGAGAAAGGCACGCAAAAACAACGGTGCCAAGCGTGACATGCATTACGAGATGAAAGAGGTGCATGTTACGATAGATCCAGTCATGGATGCAGGGCTTTTGAAGACGTTGCGTCTCTTCGGAACTCGTACCTGTATACGTTACAGCATGGAACCCATCAAATTCATCAAGACCGTGTATCACATCAACACTTATACTGATGGAAGTATCATGTATCCGGGGAAAACTCCGCCGGCTCTGTTGTTGAATTCTTCCTATTCACCTTCCTTTGCAGCAGGACTCCTGCAGATGCGATACATCTATTCCATGCCGGTAGAGCGAATCATCAAATACTTTGCCGACAATGGGTTTACGTTAAGGAAAGCTACGGCAAACAAGTTGATTGCCAGAAGTGCTGATGTACTGGAAAACTTCTATAAGGCTATCTGCCAAGTAGTGTTGCAGCAGGATTATGTCTCGGCAGACGAGACATACCATAAAGTGCTGTTAGCCAAGACAAAACCTACAGACAAGGGGTCGAAGAAAGGCTACCTCTGGGCTGTAAGTGCGTCTAAATTGGGACTTGTCTTCTTCGTATATGAGGATGGTTCACGCTCTGAGCAGGTCATACTTAACGTATTCTCAGATTATAAAGGTACCATACAGAGTGATGCATATGCTCCTTACCGGAAACTGGAGTCGGATGCTTATCCTGACATTATGAGAATCGCCTGTCTACAGCATGTCAAGAGAGACTTCATCGACTGCGGCAAGGAAGACAAGGATGCTCAGGAAGTCGTAGATATCCTCAACAGATTTTATCGAGAAGACAAAAAACATAAGGTTGGGGTAAATGGATGGACCGTTGAAGGCCATCTAGTCTATCGGCAGTCATATGCACCGGACATTTTACAGGATTTATTGGAGAAACTGGAGGAAATATCTTCCAGGAAGGATTTGCTGCCCAAGTCTACCTTGGCGCAGGCGGTCGGTTATGCCCTTAATGAATATAATGCCATTTGTGACATCTTCAAAAGAGGTGATACGGCTCTCGATAACAACTATATTGAGAGAATCCAGAGGTACATATCACTATCAAGAAGAAACTCAATGTTCTTTGGTTCGCACGAAGGAGCAAGCCGGGCGGCTATCCTATATTCCATCGCCATCTCATGCAGGCTGAATGGCATTAATCTGTTTGAATACATATGCGACGTAATAGAAAAGACTGCAGAATGGCAACCCAATACCCCATTGAAAAAATATAGAGACTTACTTCCTGACCGATGGAAAAAGCAGTAA
- a CDS encoding HEAT repeat domain-containing protein: MKIKNLEEALICFKENAIIHGECTQNGDYKRGNKSHKNIINAIKYISAEHKYEILEPLLEDNNLSVRIWAAYALLHVNTPKAVKALKEIVKNDSGIMGFNAEMTLDEFKKGNI, translated from the coding sequence ATGAAAATCAAGAATTTAGAAGAAGCATTAATCTGTTTTAAAGAAAATGCAATCATTCATGGGGAATGTACGCAAAATGGAGACTACAAACGTGGTAACAAAAGCCACAAAAATATAATAAATGCCATCAAGTACATTTCTGCAGAACATAAATATGAAATTTTAGAACCTCTTTTGGAAGATAACAATCTTTCTGTAAGAATATGGGCAGCTTATGCACTATTGCACGTTAATACTCCAAAAGCAGTAAAAGCATTGAAAGAAATTGTTAAGAATGACAGTGGAATTATGGGGTTCAATGCAGAAATGACATTAGATGAATTCAAGAAAGGCAACATTTAA
- the mobV gene encoding MobV family relaxase, with product MGHFSLDFKKAKGSSDARESDHIERKVIPDNADPTRTHLNRELVKMPSGVYGRDEAIAHRIKTAGIKRKITNDQVRVIRTVLSGTHEDMMNIAANGQLDDWCNDSLKWLQDTFGKENVVSVVLHMDEHTPHLHASIVPIVIGERRKARSKPTEEGKRTYRKKANAVRLCADDVLNRDKMIGYHDSYAEAMSKYGLKRGVRGSDARHTTTAQYYRNIKRETERLQNCMKLLQSDIEEAQRLLQQTKSEISTEKLQAAKMEAKTAFVSKIGSLLGSGKLKEVEQHNRKLCELVTNREQYIDELHEKVQRMEDSHSKQLDEIQRKHQSEVANLESKHTTEITMLNNIIRKAKRWFPMLEARLQMEDLCRRVGFTVEQIGVLLTGKALNFSGSLYSEEHRRKFNVVNAEIKVFSDSTKPNQLFLCINRQPIVEWFKEQWNISKDRRTLNPKINKEEKI from the coding sequence ATGGGACATTTCAGTTTGGATTTCAAGAAGGCAAAGGGCAGCTCTGACGCAAGGGAGTCAGACCACATAGAGCGCAAGGTGATACCAGACAATGCCGACCCAACAAGAACTCACCTCAACCGTGAGCTTGTTAAGATGCCGAGCGGTGTGTATGGTCGTGACGAAGCCATCGCCCACCGCATCAAGACGGCAGGCATCAAGCGCAAGATAACCAACGACCAGGTGAGGGTGATTAGAACCGTGCTGTCTGGAACGCACGAGGACATGATGAACATCGCAGCCAATGGGCAGCTTGACGATTGGTGCAACGACAGCTTGAAGTGGTTGCAGGACACATTCGGCAAGGAGAATGTCGTTTCGGTGGTTCTCCACATGGACGAGCACACGCCACACCTCCATGCCTCCATCGTTCCAATAGTGATAGGCGAGCGGAGAAAGGCAAGAAGCAAACCTACGGAAGAGGGCAAGCGGACATACCGCAAGAAAGCCAATGCCGTGAGACTGTGTGCCGATGATGTGCTCAACCGAGACAAAATGATTGGCTATCACGACAGCTATGCTGAAGCCATGAGCAAGTATGGCTTGAAGAGAGGGGTCCGTGGATCAGATGCGAGGCATACCACCACGGCACAGTATTATCGCAACATCAAGCGAGAGACCGAGAGACTTCAAAACTGTATGAAGCTGCTGCAATCTGATATTGAGGAAGCACAGCGACTTCTACAACAAACCAAGAGTGAAATCAGCACGGAGAAACTACAGGCTGCTAAGATGGAAGCCAAGACAGCCTTTGTGTCGAAGATTGGTTCTCTTTTAGGTAGTGGAAAATTGAAGGAGGTGGAGCAACACAACCGAAAGTTGTGCGAGCTTGTGACAAACCGAGAGCAATACATTGACGAACTCCATGAGAAGGTGCAGCGTATGGAGGACAGCCACAGCAAACAGCTTGACGAGATACAGCGGAAGCACCAATCGGAGGTCGCGAATTTGGAGAGCAAGCACACCACGGAGATAACGATGCTCAACAACATTATCCGCAAAGCCAAGCGTTGGTTCCCGATGTTGGAGGCACGCTTGCAAATGGAAGACCTGTGCAGGAGGGTTGGCTTTACCGTTGAACAAATTGGGGTGCTTCTTACAGGAAAGGCACTCAACTTTAGCGGTTCACTCTATTCCGAGGAGCACAGAAGAAAGTTCAATGTAGTGAATGCAGAAATTAAGGTGTTCTCTGATTCTACCAAACCGAACCAATTGTTTCTGTGTATCAATAGACAGCCTATTGTTGAATGGTTCAAGGAGCAATGGAATATCTCAAAAGATAGAAGAACCTTAAATCCGAAGATAAATAAAGAAGAAAAAATCTAA
- a CDS encoding primase-helicase family protein — protein MSKTNDNNQLVGVANAKPQAAPPTNEVFIRVGTTLYKVVDQPTINGGKVRKRIPWNMETLRQDYGKEFIKYVHKYDGFCTVPEHVNHRTVIDGFLNLYEPIGHKPMQGDFPNIKKLVSHIFGEQYELGMDYLQLLYLRPVQKLPILLLVSEERNTGKTTFLNFLKALFQDNVTFNTNEDFRSQFNSDWAGKLLIVVDEVLLSRREDSERLKNLSTTLSYKVEAKGKDRNEISFFAKFVLCSNNESLPVIIDEGETRYWVRKISSLQADDTNFLEKLKAEIPAFLFHLQGRTLSTEHKSRMWFAPEQIATDVLRRIIRCNRNRLEVEMSELFLEVMENTQTDSLQFCLNDAIALLQCNHVKAEKHLVRKIVQDCWKLQPSENALTYTSYEYNYNSSGHYSPTKRVGRFYTVTRDKRKRLRVYTLHNSKKSSNS, from the coding sequence ATGAGCAAGACAAACGACAACAATCAGCTTGTAGGCGTGGCAAATGCAAAGCCACAGGCTGCACCTCCGACAAACGAGGTGTTCATCCGTGTTGGCACAACCTTGTACAAGGTGGTTGACCAACCTACCATCAATGGAGGAAAGGTAAGAAAGCGCATCCCATGGAACATGGAGACCTTGCGTCAGGACTACGGCAAGGAGTTCATCAAGTACGTTCACAAGTATGACGGCTTCTGCACCGTTCCCGAGCATGTGAACCACCGCACGGTGATAGACGGTTTCCTCAACCTATACGAGCCGATAGGACATAAGCCGATGCAAGGGGACTTCCCAAATATCAAGAAGTTGGTTAGTCACATCTTCGGTGAGCAATATGAGCTTGGCATGGACTACCTGCAACTGCTCTATCTCAGACCTGTGCAGAAGTTGCCCATTCTGCTGCTCGTATCAGAGGAGAGGAACACAGGCAAGACCACGTTCTTGAACTTTCTGAAAGCGTTGTTCCAAGATAACGTGACATTCAACACCAACGAGGACTTCCGCAGTCAGTTCAATTCCGATTGGGCTGGCAAGCTGCTAATTGTCGTGGACGAGGTGTTGCTCAGTCGCAGGGAGGATTCCGAGCGGTTGAAGAACCTCAGCACCACCCTCTCGTACAAGGTGGAAGCCAAGGGCAAGGACAGAAATGAAATTTCTTTCTTTGCCAAGTTCGTGTTATGTTCCAACAACGAGTCCTTGCCTGTCATCATTGACGAGGGAGAGACCCGATATTGGGTGAGGAAGATTTCATCGCTGCAAGCGGATGATACCAACTTCTTGGAGAAACTAAAGGCTGAGATACCTGCTTTTCTGTTCCATTTGCAAGGCAGAACGCTGTCCACCGAGCACAAGAGCCGTATGTGGTTCGCCCCCGAACAGATAGCTACCGATGTACTGAGAAGAATCATACGCTGCAACCGCAACAGGCTTGAAGTGGAAATGTCGGAGCTGTTCCTTGAGGTCATGGAGAACACCCAAACCGACAGTTTGCAATTCTGCCTCAATGATGCAATCGCCTTGTTGCAATGCAACCACGTGAAAGCGGAGAAGCACCTTGTGCGAAAGATAGTGCAGGACTGTTGGAAGCTGCAACCTTCAGAGAACGCCCTCACCTACACCTCATACGAGTACAACTACAACAGCAGCGGTCACTACTCGCCAACAAAACGTGTGGGCAGGTTCTACACTGTAACGAGGGACAAGCGTAAGCGTCTCCGCGTTTATACCTTGCATAATTCAAAAAAAAGCAGTAACAGCTGA
- a CDS encoding site-specific integrase — protein sequence MRCTFKTVFYVNGSKERNGIVPIMGRVTINGTIAQFSCKQSVTKAIWDAKGNRAIGKSKEAKEVNFALDNIKAQIAKHYQRLSDREAFVTAEMVRNAYQGIGTEYETLLRAFDKENAAFAKRVGKDRAKNTYNKYLVVRKYVAEFIKYQYKRSDMSMNELTEEFIRDYCLYLKNIVGLAQSSIWIYSIPLKHIVTAAHYNGKIPRNPFAMYHVDPDHKEREFLTLDELTAMTEIKLEDPNMAFARDLFVFGCWTGISFIDIKNLTEDNISMVNGSPWIVSKRQKTGVPFQIKLMDIPMQIVERYKSFRKGNHLFNIGNLDSINKRIKKVAAMCGIKKHVSFHVSRHSWAVLALEYGMPIESVSKILGHTNITTTQIYAKVTSTKLDHDISVFESRIKGHLPAMGGMA from the coding sequence ATGAGATGCACTTTCAAGACAGTCTTCTATGTAAATGGAAGCAAGGAGAGAAACGGAATTGTCCCTATTATGGGACGAGTGACAATCAACGGAACTATCGCACAGTTCAGTTGCAAGCAGAGCGTGACCAAGGCTATCTGGGATGCCAAAGGCAACAGAGCCATCGGCAAAAGCAAGGAAGCCAAGGAAGTGAATTTTGCGCTTGACAACATCAAAGCTCAAATCGCCAAGCATTACCAACGACTTTCCGACCGTGAGGCGTTCGTTACCGCAGAAATGGTGAGAAACGCATACCAAGGCATAGGTACGGAGTACGAGACTTTGCTTAGAGCTTTTGACAAGGAGAACGCTGCGTTTGCCAAGCGTGTAGGCAAGGACAGAGCCAAGAACACGTACAACAAGTATCTTGTGGTGAGAAAGTACGTTGCCGAGTTCATCAAGTATCAGTACAAGCGAAGCGATATGTCCATGAATGAGCTTACCGAAGAGTTCATCCGTGACTATTGCTTGTACTTAAAGAATATTGTCGGACTTGCGCAGTCCTCCATCTGGATTTACTCCATACCTCTGAAACATATTGTCACAGCAGCACACTACAATGGCAAGATACCGAGAAACCCTTTTGCCATGTACCATGTTGACCCAGACCACAAGGAACGTGAGTTCTTGACCTTGGACGAGCTTACCGCCATGACTGAAATAAAGTTGGAAGACCCCAACATGGCATTTGCAAGAGACCTCTTCGTCTTTGGCTGTTGGACAGGTATATCTTTTATCGACATCAAGAATCTTACAGAGGACAACATCAGCATGGTAAACGGTTCTCCTTGGATTGTGTCCAAGCGTCAGAAGACAGGTGTGCCGTTCCAAATCAAGCTGATGGATATTCCCATGCAGATAGTTGAGAGATACAAATCTTTCAGAAAGGGTAATCACTTGTTCAACATTGGCAACCTTGACAGCATCAACAAGCGCATCAAGAAAGTTGCTGCAATGTGTGGTATAAAGAAGCATGTATCATTTCATGTCTCACGTCATAGTTGGGCAGTTTTAGCATTGGAGTATGGTATGCCAATAGAGAGCGTGAGCAAGATTCTTGGTCACACGAACATCACAACAACACAGATATATGCCAAGGTGACAAGCACCAAACTTGACCATGACATATCAGTCTTTGAAAGTCGAATCAAGGGGCATTTGCCTGCAATGGGAGGGATGGCATGA
- the tnpB gene encoding IS66 family insertion sequence element accessory protein TnpB (TnpB, as the term is used for proteins encoded by IS66 family insertion elements, is considered an accessory protein, since TnpC, encoded by a neighboring gene, is a DDE family transposase.) — protein MFGLNENTQYYVCQRYVRMNMGINGLYQIVRTEMELPPLGGAVFIFFSKNRQQVKMLKWDGDGFLLYQKRLERGTFELPFFDPQSKQCKMPYKTLSAIMSGICLKSMKYRKRVNL, from the coding sequence ATGTTTGGACTAAACGAAAATACCCAGTATTACGTCTGCCAGCGATATGTCCGAATGAACATGGGCATAAATGGCCTGTACCAGATTGTGAGGACGGAGATGGAGCTGCCGCCACTCGGTGGTGCCGTCTTCATCTTCTTCTCAAAGAACCGCCAGCAGGTAAAAATGCTCAAATGGGATGGCGACGGTTTCCTGCTGTATCAGAAGCGACTGGAGCGAGGAACCTTTGAATTACCATTCTTTGATCCCCAAAGCAAACAATGCAAAATGCCTTACAAGACGCTATCTGCCATCATGAGCGGAATTTGCCTAAAAAGCATGAAATATAGAAAGAGGGTTAACTTATAG
- a CDS encoding pilus assembly protein N-terminal domain-containing protein: MASCGDDDSGLQLTQDEIIGDINTGKKIVITSLTTYTESSSKVNVNGAKGKISATSSDESIAKVSCSTNEAEKEIYVSGVSVGNTTITITDSDGNTAVLKVEVKDWTALWELSRTMYVVDRKCFVEGVSSEDSATIAADAIEKDSYNKYYTIRTRDYIPFGSYVTKRLTITDDKGNVRMDGILKIQPNADNSEVWHLLPIGNYTEVVLATFYYDQESIVKDVTDYYKTAYPKIKKVELHAIYAVEELEPDK; the protein is encoded by the coding sequence TTGGCAAGCTGCGGTGATGATGACTCTGGTCTTCAACTCACACAAGACGAAATCATTGGTGACATAAATACTGGTAAAAAGATTGTGATTACCTCTCTTACCACCTATACGGAAAGTAGCAGCAAAGTTAATGTAAATGGAGCTAAAGGCAAAATATCAGCAACATCTTCCGATGAAAGTATAGCCAAAGTCTCGTGCTCAACAAATGAAGCAGAGAAAGAAATCTATGTAAGTGGTGTTTCTGTAGGAAATACCACTATCACCATAACCGATTCCGATGGAAATACTGCTGTATTAAAGGTTGAAGTAAAAGATTGGACGGCTCTTTGGGAACTTAGTAGAACAATGTATGTGGTAGATAGAAAATGTTTTGTTGAAGGTGTTTCTTCTGAGGATTCTGCAACTATTGCAGCTGATGCCATAGAGAAAGACTCATACAATAAATATTATACAATACGTACTCGTGATTATATTCCTTTCGGCTCTTATGTAACCAAGAGACTAACCATTACAGATGATAAAGGAAATGTCCGCATGGATGGAATTCTTAAGATTCAGCCAAATGCCGATAACTCCGAAGTTTGGCATTTATTACCTATTGGTAATTATACGGAAGTCGTTTTGGCTACATTTTACTATGACCAAGAAAGTATAGTCAAAGATGTGACAGATTATTATAAAACGGCATATCCTAAGATTAAGAAAGTTGAACTACATGCCATTTATGCAGTAGAAGAATTAGAACCAGACAAGTAA
- a CDS encoding diaminopimelate dehydrogenase, giving the protein MKKFRAAVVGYGNIGKFTVEALEAAPDFEIAGIVRRQGAKDKPAELANYEVVDDITKLKDVDVAILATPTRSCPEYAEKIVALGINTVDSFDIHTSILDYRTKQMENCKKAGKVSVISAGWDPGSDSIVRVLMESLAPKGLTYTNFGPGMSMGHSVCVRGKKGVKEALSVTIPLGEGIHRRMVYVELEEGAKLEDVTAEIKADPYFAHDETHVFAVASVDDVKDMGHGVNLVRKGVSGKTQNQRFEFNMSINNPAVTAQVLVNVARASFRLQPGCYTMPEIPVIDMLPGTREEIVATLV; this is encoded by the coding sequence ATGAAGAAATTTAGAGCAGCCGTAGTAGGATACGGCAACATCGGTAAGTTTACTGTTGAGGCACTCGAAGCAGCTCCTGACTTTGAGATTGCAGGTATTGTACGTCGCCAGGGTGCCAAGGACAAACCAGCTGAGTTGGCAAACTATGAAGTAGTAGATGACATCACCAAGTTGAAGGATGTAGATGTTGCTATCCTCGCAACCCCTACCCGCTCTTGCCCTGAGTATGCAGAGAAGATCGTTGCCCTCGGTATCAACACCGTAGACAGCTTCGATATCCACACCAGCATCCTCGACTATCGTACCAAGCAGATGGAGAACTGCAAGAAGGCTGGCAAGGTAAGCGTTATCTCTGCTGGTTGGGATCCAGGTTCTGATTCTATCGTACGCGTTCTGATGGAAAGCCTTGCTCCTAAGGGCTTGACATATACCAACTTCGGTCCTGGTATGAGTATGGGTCACTCAGTTTGTGTTCGTGGCAAGAAGGGCGTAAAGGAAGCGCTCTCTGTAACCATCCCATTGGGTGAGGGTATCCACCGCCGTATGGTATACGTAGAGTTGGAAGAAGGTGCCAAGCTTGAGGATGTAACAGCCGAAATCAAGGCAGATCCATACTTCGCTCACGATGAGACCCACGTATTTGCCGTAGCATCTGTAGATGATGTAAAGGATATGGGTCATGGTGTGAACCTCGTTCGCAAGGGTGTATCTGGCAAGACCCAGAACCAGCGTTTCGAATTCAACATGAGCATCAACAACCCAGCCGTCACCGCTCAGGTATTGGTTAACGTGGCTCGTGCTTCATTCCGTCTGCAGCCAGGTTGCTACACCATGCCAGAGATTCCAGTTATCGATATGTTGCCAGGAACCCGTGAGGAAATCGTTGCAACACTCGTATAA